The following coding sequences are from one Nitrospirota bacterium window:
- a CDS encoding class I SAM-dependent methyltransferase — MKKLGVLNKAFYVNKLTESLIFEYISNPSSDMIILMGGDHHLYFLHDSDYKKDLWHKVKIPTIVFCYESILESKFPNSIEKTVSAINLFTHFIYCDEIDKLIFEKYDVPSIWLPQCVDHYHFYPINNKNIYSEKLFFKGKTSRSLFYDLRIKILQALIDNDLVDYYDKEISDYELMSEYQRHLYSINLPSNFGGFNTRTFEALASKNILFQDIIKNRPKNNELFKDGIDIIYYDPYDPNCIKNLIERILEVKKNFNDYKKIAENGYNNCLSNHTIEKRIQQIVKFVEDTYTSSDRLHLGCGENVLPGFLNVDIRKINPYVFVDDVSSLNSLPDKSFSLIYASHILEHFPRDKVIDILRKWISKLKEGGEIYISVPDFEYLCKKYLETKRIEDILPPLFGGQDYKENFHFNAFDEVLLSKCLKELGLVNISKFNPFLYNFTKKDCARWELSLNVKGQKPIKVIQDAKKTVMWEDIKMFVLSIPGLLAPGQEEFLFNKVNSLQDDAIIVEIGSYKGRSTVAMGYACKGTKRRIYCIDTWDGNETDFQERNFYDVWQENIRKNGIEKHVTPLKGNSHYILSRWDELTNGKMIDFIFIDGSHRFLDVLKDFEMTYPFIKKGGLIAFHDVVHSWPGPERLWNDIAKYILENHEYCSTLACGQKIKEYNLRNKLPFHFLTIVLNGERFIRHHIEVFKQLPFKWHWHIIEGVADLKHDTAWSLQFGARITDEIHKNGLSNDGTTEYLDDLKKQYPDNITIYRKEGGKFWDGKLEMVNAPLKNINEECLLWQIDADELWTVEQICAAQFMFLQNPEKTAAFYFCHYFVGEDLVITTRDTYGNHTNYEWIRTWRYKPGDKWIAHEPPKLCRKIENDWIDIASINPFRHGETEERGMIFQHYAYAIEKQLAFKEFYFGYKGATSVWKQLQKVNKFPVYLRDYFPWVKDTAQVNTTSSIGIRPVARKNILGHWKFRQYEIPSTEPSNILFIRTDSIGDNVLAMSMLPYIRQKYPYTKITVLCQKHIAELYESCPHIDEIITFDRIRCYQDESYRNEILAKVQALNSDIALNSVYSREPLTDFFTIGSNAKERIGFKGDHCNIQPQVWAENNKYYSKLLETEVTYKTELERHRDFLKGLGIEAPQLQPIIWLTPEDEKFAEEFFRENKLDPEKTIALFTGVQQNTRFYEYYGEALKDALKDEKFTLIAFGAAEDRAINQSNLDATRMYSINLSGELTIRQTAALMKKCRLAVGAETGLAHIACAVGIFNIILLGGGQFGRFMPFSFLTSVVCLPLECYKCSWYCKYHRVYCIRDILPEVFSYAISQTLNSQSNKPRVFVQGKSLWNPKLGEPQWKWFDRFLDINSVEIIPVGEVPEIPERVKEKESMCIQSNILEEIQKINSLMNIQKFSEAEGVINEALQKFPDSPELLNEQAVLKIKQGDKQGAKEILLKITKINQSFYPAYNNLACLYCDEGDFENATRYFEEALKITKSQAIGNRQQATVAGYRSVVMGYGEMLMSLKKYAKAKELFDEYLKANPEDSEV; from the coding sequence TTGAAGAAACTGGGTGTTTTAAATAAAGCTTTTTATGTGAATAAATTGACAGAGAGTTTAATTTTTGAATATATATCTAATCCATCTTCTGATATGATTATTTTAATGGGAGGTGATCATCATCTTTATTTTTTACATGATTCTGATTACAAGAAAGATTTATGGCATAAAGTCAAAATACCTACAATTGTTTTTTGTTATGAGTCGATATTAGAATCAAAGTTTCCAAATTCTATTGAAAAAACTGTTTCTGCAATTAATCTTTTTACTCATTTTATTTATTGTGATGAAATTGATAAGTTAATATTTGAAAAATACGATGTTCCATCAATTTGGTTGCCACAATGTGTAGACCATTACCACTTTTACCCAATTAATAATAAAAATATTTATAGCGAAAAACTCTTTTTTAAGGGGAAAACAAGTAGATCATTATTTTATGATTTAAGGATAAAAATTTTACAGGCTTTAATAGATAATGATTTAGTTGATTACTATGACAAAGAAATTAGTGACTATGAGTTGATGTCTGAGTATCAAAGACATTTATACTCAATTAACTTACCAAGCAATTTTGGGGGATTCAATACACGCACGTTTGAAGCTTTAGCGTCAAAAAATATTTTATTTCAAGATATAATAAAAAACCGCCCTAAAAACAATGAACTTTTTAAAGATGGTATAGATATAATTTATTATGATCCATATGACCCAAATTGTATTAAGAATTTAATAGAAAGGATATTAGAAGTTAAAAAGAATTTTAATGATTATAAAAAAATTGCTGAAAATGGTTATAATAATTGTTTAAGTAATCATACTATTGAAAAAAGAATACAGCAAATAGTTAAATTTGTCGAGGATACTTATACTTCCTCAGATAGGTTGCATTTAGGATGTGGGGAAAATGTTTTACCAGGTTTTTTAAATGTTGATATTAGAAAAATAAATCCTTATGTATTTGTTGATGATGTAAGTTCATTGAATTCTCTTCCCGATAAATCATTTTCACTAATATATGCGAGTCATATATTAGAACATTTTCCAAGAGATAAGGTAATAGACATTTTAAGAAAATGGATTTCGAAACTTAAAGAAGGTGGAGAAATATATATTTCAGTACCAGATTTTGAATATTTATGTAAAAAATATTTAGAAACAAAAAGAATCGAGGACATATTACCTCCACTTTTTGGGGGACAAGATTATAAAGAAAACTTTCATTTTAATGCGTTTGATGAGGTCTTGCTCAGTAAATGTCTTAAAGAATTGGGGCTTGTCAATATATCTAAATTTAATCCGTTTCTATATAATTTTACAAAAAAAGATTGCGCCAGATGGGAACTGAGTCTGAATGTAAAAGGTCAAAAGCCAATCAAAGTTATTCAAGATGCAAAAAAAACCGTTATGTGGGAAGATATAAAAATGTTTGTTTTATCAATTCCTGGACTATTAGCTCCAGGTCAAGAAGAGTTTCTTTTTAATAAAGTTAATTCTTTACAGGATGATGCAATCATAGTTGAAATTGGTTCATATAAAGGTCGATCAACTGTTGCGATGGGCTATGCGTGTAAAGGCACAAAACGCCGAATTTACTGTATAGATACATGGGATGGCAATGAAACAGATTTTCAAGAACGAAACTTTTATGATGTTTGGCAGGAAAATATCAGAAAAAATGGAATTGAAAAACATGTGACACCACTAAAAGGAAATTCACACTATATATTGTCCCGTTGGGATGAACTTACTAATGGGAAAATGATTGATTTTATCTTTATTGATGGGTCTCATCGATTTTTAGATGTACTCAAAGATTTTGAAATGACTTATCCATTTATTAAAAAGGGTGGATTAATTGCTTTCCATGACGTAGTGCATTCATGGCCTGGACCTGAACGTCTTTGGAATGACATTGCAAAATATATTTTAGAGAATCATGAATACTGCTCAACCCTTGCATGCGGACAGAAAATAAAGGAATACAATCTTAGAAACAAACTGCCCTTTCACTTTCTCACCATCGTCCTTAACGGTGAACGTTTTATCCGTCATCACATAGAAGTATTCAAACAACTGCCTTTTAAATGGCACTGGCATATTATTGAGGGAGTTGCGGATCTAAAGCACGATACGGCCTGGAGCCTGCAATTTGGAGCACGAATTACTGATGAAATTCATAAGAATGGCCTTAGCAATGACGGCACAACCGAATATCTTGACGACCTTAAAAAACAATATCCTGATAACATAACCATCTACCGAAAAGAAGGAGGTAAGTTCTGGGATGGAAAACTCGAAATGGTGAATGCCCCGTTGAAAAACATTAACGAGGAATGCTTACTCTGGCAAATTGATGCTGATGAATTATGGACAGTTGAGCAAATATGTGCTGCTCAATTTATGTTTCTACAAAATCCTGAAAAAACAGCAGCGTTTTATTTTTGTCATTATTTTGTCGGGGAAGATTTGGTAATTACAACGCGGGACACGTATGGTAATCATACGAATTATGAATGGATTAGAACGTGGAGATATAAACCCGGAGATAAGTGGATTGCGCATGAACCCCCAAAACTTTGCAGAAAAATTGAAAATGATTGGATTGATATTGCCTCAATTAATCCATTCCGACACGGTGAGACAGAAGAAAGGGGCATGATCTTTCAACATTATGCATATGCAATCGAAAAACAATTAGCTTTTAAAGAATTTTATTTTGGATATAAAGGAGCTACTTCTGTTTGGAAGCAGTTACAAAAAGTTAATAAATTTCCAGTCTATTTAAGAGACTATTTCCCTTGGGTTAAAGATACTGCACAAGTTAACACAACTTCGTCTATAGGAATTAGACCTGTTGCACGAAAAAATATTCTTGGACATTGGAAATTTAGACAATACGAAATACCATCGACAGAACCATCTAACATCCTTTTCATTCGCACGGATTCTATAGGTGACAATGTGCTTGCAATGTCCATGTTGCCATATATTAGACAGAAATACCCTTATACTAAGATTACAGTACTATGTCAAAAACATATAGCCGAGCTTTACGAATCATGTCCACATATAGATGAAATAATTACTTTTGATAGAATAAGATGTTATCAAGATGAAAGTTATAGAAATGAAATATTGGCTAAGGTTCAAGCTTTAAATTCAGATATTGCCTTGAATTCTGTATATTCTCGGGAACCTTTGACAGATTTCTTCACAATTGGGAGTAATGCTAAAGAAAGAATCGGATTTAAAGGTGACCATTGTAATATACAACCACAAGTTTGGGCTGAAAATAATAAATATTATTCAAAGCTTTTAGAAACAGAAGTCACTTACAAAACAGAGCTTGAAAGGCATAGAGATTTTCTTAAAGGTCTTGGGATTGAAGCACCACAACTACAGCCTATTATTTGGTTGACCCCTGAAGATGAAAAATTTGCAGAAGAATTCTTTAGAGAAAATAAATTAGATCCTGAAAAGACAATAGCGCTTTTCACAGGTGTCCAACAAAATACTCGTTTTTATGAGTATTATGGAGAAGCCTTAAAAGATGCTTTAAAAGACGAAAAGTTTACACTCATTGCTTTTGGTGCAGCCGAAGACAGGGCTATTAATCAAAGTAATCTTGATGCAACTAGAATGTATTCGATAAATCTTAGTGGTGAATTAACTATTCGTCAGACTGCTGCTCTCATGAAAAAATGCCGTCTTGCAGTTGGAGCCGAAACTGGTTTGGCCCATATCGCATGTGCAGTTGGTATATTCAATATCATTTTACTTGGTGGTGGACAATTTGGTCGTTTTATGCCCTTCTCGTTTCTTACATCAGTTGTTTGCCTTCCTTTAGAATGCTATAAATGCAGTTGGTATTGTAAGTACCATAGAGTTTATTGTATCAGGGATATATTACCTGAAGTGTTTTCCTATGCAATAAGTCAAACATTAAATAGTCAATCGAACAAACCCCGTGTTTTTGTTCAGGGTAAGTCTTTATGGAATCCAAAATTAGGAGAACCTCAATGGAAATGGTTTGATAGATTTTTGGACATTAATTCAGTTGAAATTATTCCTGTAGGAGAAGTGCCTGAAATACCCGAAAGGGTTAAAGAAAAAGAATCAATGTGTATCCAATCTAACATACTTGAGGAAATACAAAAAATAAACAGTTTGATGAATATTCAAAAATTCTCTGAAGCAGAGGGTGTGATAAACGAGGCACTCCAAAAATTCCCTGATTCTCCTGAACTTCTTAATGAACAAGCTGTTTTGAAGATTAAGCAAGGAGACAAGCAGGGTGCTAAAGAGATATTGTTGAAAATTACAAAAATTAATCAATCTTTTTACCCTGCCTATAACAATCTTGCCTGTCTTTATTGTGATGAAGGGGATTTTGAGAACGCGACAAGATATTTTGAAGAGGCTTTAAAAATTACAAAGAGTCAGGCAATAGGCAACAGGCAACAGGCAACGGTAGCAGGTTATAGGTCAGTGGTTATGGGTTATGGGGAGATGTTGATGAGTTTAAAGAAGTATGCAAAGGCTAAGGAGTTGTTTGATGAATATTTGAAGGCAAATCCTGAAGATTCAGAAGT
- a CDS encoding DUF86 domain-containing protein: MLERLKLLEENIKELLEFKKRISLEDIQSDKYKEWALRYGFVETIQIVIDIACHLVSKYNLGNPSTYSECIELLQKYSYIDENLTVKLLGMVGLRNILIHEYLTVDKSKLYDLLNNVDDIRHFIQKIKDLI, encoded by the coding sequence ATGCTGGAACGGCTTAAATTACTTGAAGAAAATATTAAAGAACTTCTGGAATTTAAAAAGAGAATTTCACTTGAGGATATTCAAAGTGACAAATATAAAGAATGGGCATTGAGATATGGATTTGTCGAAACAATTCAGATAGTGATAGATATTGCATGCCATCTGGTCAGCAAATATAATCTCGGTAATCCCTCCACGTACTCAGAATGCATTGAGCTTTTACAAAAGTATAGTTATATTGATGAGAATTTAACTGTTAAACTCCTTGGTATGGTTGGTTTAAGGAATATACTCATTCACGAGTATCTCACCGTAGACAAAAGCAAACTATACGATTTATTAAACAACGTTGATGATATCCGTCATTTTATTCAAAAAATAAAAGATTTAATCTAA
- a CDS encoding nucleotidyltransferase domain-containing protein yields MRNEDKKESKGFIEDNLIVQELAKYDFIVFALLFGSFAENRAMRVSDIDIGIYTNRTVSLLEIGAVVTRIEKIANTKVDIIILNNLYKKKSVLAFEIVSKGRLILCHDQEKFIGFKKNTFLYHLDTAPLRYTVDESFRKRLSEKRLGERNYAGTA; encoded by the coding sequence ATGAGGAACGAGGACAAGAAGGAAAGTAAAGGGTTTATAGAAGACAATTTAATTGTACAAGAGTTGGCGAAATATGATTTTATTGTATTTGCACTTCTATTTGGCTCTTTTGCTGAAAACAGAGCAATGCGCGTAAGCGATATTGATATAGGTATTTACACAAATCGAACTGTTTCTCTCTTGGAGATTGGTGCGGTAGTAACCCGTATTGAAAAAATAGCTAACACGAAAGTTGATATAATAATTTTGAATAACTTATACAAAAAGAAATCTGTTCTCGCATTTGAGATAGTATCAAAGGGGCGATTAATTCTGTGCCATGATCAAGAGAAATTTATAGGGTTTAAAAAGAATACCTTCTTGTATCATCTTGATACAGCGCCGTTAAGATATACTGTTGATGAAAGTTTCAGAAAGCGGCTCAGTGAGAAGCGCTTAGGGGAAAGAAATTATGCTGGAACGGCTTAA
- a CDS encoding nucleotidyltransferase domain-containing protein, whose amino-acid sequence MQITKIDLRKYKKYWKEEALRSEVKKEKLRKDALKTAERLKDILIKNFSVKKIVIFGSVLQKGDFDENSDIDLAVEGLPKNAFFTALARLIMESPFEVDLKPIEDTSDLLRKRISQGKILYEKRNDS is encoded by the coding sequence ATGCAAATCACAAAGATTGATTTAAGAAAATATAAAAAGTATTGGAAAGAGGAAGCACTACGGTCTGAAGTCAAAAAAGAAAAGTTGCGTAAGGATGCTTTAAAAACCGCTGAAAGACTCAAGGATATTCTCATAAAGAATTTTTCTGTGAAAAAAATTGTAATATTCGGATCTGTTTTGCAAAAAGGTGACTTTGATGAAAATTCAGACATTGATCTTGCCGTTGAAGGTCTTCCCAAGAATGCTTTTTTCACAGCACTTGCACGTCTTATTATGGAGAGCCCTTTTGAAGTTGATTTGAAACCTATCGAAGATACAAGTGATTTACTCAGAAAGAGAATTTCACAAGGAAAGATTCTCTATGAAAAAAGAAATGATTCCTGA
- a CDS encoding DUF5618 family protein, protein MHKEAIRYLENAKEILRKASIEDNTYTDIKTVQEACGTAYLAILKAIDEYLINRGVDSKDLPQSIEGYREMIRKHLSVHNGKLTREFEKLYKALHIAGYYRGLLEDVNMVKDALKAAKSFIDKIK, encoded by the coding sequence ATGCATAAAGAAGCGATAAGATATTTAGAAAATGCTAAGGAAATTTTAAGAAAGGCCTCAATTGAAGACAATACATATACTGATATAAAAACAGTTCAAGAGGCATGTGGCACTGCCTACCTCGCAATACTAAAAGCTATAGATGAATATTTAATAAATCGAGGAGTAGATTCAAAAGACTTACCACAATCTATTGAAGGTTACAGAGAAATGATTAGAAAGCACCTATCAGTTCATAACGGAAAGCTTACAAGAGAATTTGAGAAATTGTACAAAGCCTTACATATAGCTGGATATTACAGAGGTCTTTTAGAAGATGTCAATATGGTAAAAGACGCACTTAAAGCTGCTAAGTCCTTTATAGATAAAATTAAGTAG
- a CDS encoding putative sulfate exporter family transporter: MEEQKKPMGWKELYLKEDWWAIYLGLGIVIAAILFFYSGSPFLKSLSVLPPEWTDFNKLSEHFSSKFGWYVLQFFIWIIIFSISTKILGFKQSEYIPSFIFLYILSIITFIIGEYKPLSSYGFEAPLVALLLGLLISNIIKLPKWMDSGFRVEYYIKTGIVLLGATLPFTLIIWAGPVAFLQATIISVFTCLTIFFVATKIFKLDRRFGAVLGVGGAICGVSAAIAVGGAVKAKKEHVSVAIALVTIWAIVMIFFIPYFSKLLNLHPAPVGAWVGSSEFADAAGFAAAVAYGNMVGNEEPAIRAFTLMKVIGRDIWLGIWSFMFAVIACIKWERDETGTKPNISEIWWRFPKFVLGFFFASVIITIIASGYSLDDYNKIIKPELIKPIKSLRSWTFIFCFLSIGLTTRFRELAAAGKKPFWAFTIGVAVNVVLGFILSVIILGDYWINKTMTGY; this comes from the coding sequence ATGGAAGAACAAAAAAAGCCAATGGGATGGAAGGAACTCTATCTAAAAGAGGATTGGTGGGCTATATATCTTGGTCTTGGAATAGTAATCGCTGCTATTTTATTCTTCTATTCCGGAAGTCCATTTCTAAAATCCTTAAGTGTTCTTCCACCTGAATGGACAGACTTTAATAAATTAAGTGAGCACTTTTCTTCAAAATTCGGCTGGTATGTGCTTCAATTTTTTATATGGATAATAATATTTAGCATAAGTACTAAAATACTCGGTTTCAAACAATCTGAATATATTCCTTCATTTATTTTTCTTTATATCCTATCAATAATAACATTCATTATAGGCGAATATAAGCCACTAAGTTCATATGGTTTTGAAGCTCCTCTGGTTGCCCTTTTACTCGGGTTGCTAATTTCAAATATCATTAAGCTACCTAAATGGATGGATTCAGGTTTCAGAGTCGAATATTATATTAAGACTGGTATTGTGCTTTTAGGAGCTACGCTTCCTTTTACCTTGATAATATGGGCTGGACCTGTTGCATTTTTACAAGCAACCATTATTTCTGTTTTCACCTGTTTAACTATTTTTTTTGTTGCAACAAAAATATTCAAACTTGATAGAAGATTTGGTGCTGTTCTCGGTGTTGGAGGGGCTATATGCGGAGTTTCGGCAGCAATCGCAGTAGGAGGAGCTGTAAAAGCTAAGAAAGAGCATGTTTCGGTCGCTATAGCTCTTGTAACTATATGGGCAATCGTAATGATTTTTTTCATTCCATATTTCTCAAAATTGCTAAATTTGCATCCTGCACCTGTTGGAGCATGGGTAGGTTCATCTGAATTTGCAGACGCTGCAGGTTTTGCTGCTGCAGTCGCATATGGTAACATGGTCGGGAATGAAGAGCCAGCTATAAGAGCTTTTACTCTTATGAAAGTTATAGGAAGGGATATATGGCTTGGTATTTGGTCTTTTATGTTTGCAGTTATTGCTTGCATTAAATGGGAAAGGGACGAGACAGGGACAAAACCAAATATATCGGAAATCTGGTGGAGATTTCCAAAATTCGTGCTCGGTTTTTTCTTTGCTTCTGTGATTATCACAATTATCGCTTCAGGATATTCATTGGATGATTACAACAAGATAATCAAGCCTGAATTGATTAAACCTATAAAAAGCCTCAGGTCATGGACGTTTATTTTCTGTTTTCTAAGCATCGGGCTTACAACAAGATTCAGAGAACTCGCAGCAGCTGGTAAAAAACCTTTCTGGGCATTTACTATTGGTGTAGCAGTAAATGTTGTTCTTGGATTTATCCTCTCTGTAATAATACTTGGTGATTATTGGATAAATAAAACTATGACAGGATATTAA
- the proB gene encoding glutamate 5-kinase — translation MKRLVIKIGSNILADINEGLDTKRISSIASDIAQLREKGYHCVIVSSGAIAAGMKKLGLKERPRDIKMKQAAAAVGQSSLMWAYERSFGGFQIKVAQVLLTQDDFADRKRYINSKNTLLALISYNVIPIINENDTVATDEIKFGDNDRLAALVASMVEAERLIILSDVDGLYTEDPKHSSKAKLIECVEEITTDLERRAGGSGSIVGTGGMYSKILAAKWAINHGIIVHIINGKKNGLLLSLMQGKHSGTIFKPKEEKLSSKKGWIAYSSRTKGSVVIDDGAVKALVSGGKSLLPSGILYINGDFETGDSVYCIDIKGNRIAKGLINYSSSEIEKIKGRRSKEIEEILGYKYSDEAIHRDNLVLL, via the coding sequence ATGAAAAGACTTGTTATAAAAATTGGCAGCAATATCCTCGCTGATATTAATGAGGGTCTTGATACAAAACGAATTTCCTCTATTGCATCAGATATTGCTCAACTGCGCGAGAAGGGATATCATTGTGTGATTGTTTCTTCTGGTGCGATAGCTGCTGGGATGAAAAAGCTTGGATTAAAAGAAAGGCCAAGAGATATAAAAATGAAACAAGCAGCAGCAGCTGTTGGCCAGAGCAGTCTGATGTGGGCTTATGAAAGAAGTTTCGGAGGATTTCAGATAAAAGTTGCTCAGGTATTACTCACGCAAGATGACTTTGCTGACAGAAAAAGATATATAAACTCAAAGAATACCCTTCTTGCCTTGATTTCTTATAACGTCATTCCTATTATAAATGAAAATGATACAGTTGCAACTGACGAAATAAAATTTGGAGATAATGATCGTCTTGCTGCCTTAGTTGCAAGTATGGTCGAAGCAGAGAGACTTATAATTCTTTCAGATGTAGATGGCCTTTATACAGAAGATCCGAAACATTCTTCTAAGGCAAAACTTATTGAATGTGTAGAAGAGATAACAACTGATCTTGAGAGAAGGGCAGGGGGATCTGGAAGTATTGTAGGAACAGGTGGAATGTATTCAAAAATTCTTGCAGCAAAATGGGCAATTAATCATGGTATTATTGTCCATATTATAAATGGGAAAAAGAATGGTCTTCTGTTATCTCTTATGCAAGGTAAACATTCTGGTACTATATTTAAACCAAAAGAGGAAAAGTTGTCCTCAAAGAAGGGATGGATTGCATATAGCAGTCGGACGAAAGGAAGTGTCGTGATAGACGATGGTGCAGTAAAGGCATTAGTCAGTGGTGGAAAAAGTCTTCTGCCATCTGGCATTTTGTATATTAATGGTGATTTCGAGACAGGAGATTCAGTCTATTGTATTGATATCAAAGGGAACCGCATTGCAAAGGGTCTGATCAATTATTCATCTTCAGAGATTGAGAAGATAAAAGGTAGAAGGTCAAAAGAAATCGAAGAAATTTTAGGTTATAAATATTCTGATGAAGCAATACACAGAGATAATCTTGTTTTATTGTAA
- a CDS encoding HD domain-containing protein, translated as MVKTQRGEIIILSDNLNYMSSLSGILTESGYFNVGFTSSMEILNILENKSFNILLIDIDTPEFDYMTFINQVMAIDPYISCIIITKQERIHNAIETMKAGAFDYILKPFNLEVLFKTLSNAIKVQKIKKEKDMYRSIFEHSIEGIYLMKPDHKCIAANPALSNILGCQSPEELLVDFNSIRCKMSVMTDRYEEFKRLMQKNDIISNFESQINCNNGDIKWISENVIAIRDSKGNIIYYRGTIEDITEKKYAEEKLRESELRFRSCAERLAQNADEFLNIIDDICESYKEMENIFVCFAKTIVNTFVEKNIWEKGHSERVAIYTEKIARETELDELQIKKLCLAALLHDIGTTCIAKSVIEKPTRLSDKEFETIKQHPVHGAILLEKIKKMDDIVPLIKYHHERIDGKGYPEGLKGEEIPIGARILHIAESFDSMTSDRPYRPALGKEYAFSELKRCNGLQFDPEIVEIALRVL; from the coding sequence ATGGTAAAAACACAAAGAGGTGAAATTATTATTTTAAGTGATAATCTTAATTATATGTCATCCTTAAGTGGAATTTTAACGGAATCAGGATATTTTAACGTAGGTTTCACATCAAGTATGGAGATACTGAATATATTAGAGAATAAATCTTTTAATATTCTTTTAATTGATATTGATACCCCAGAATTTGATTATATGACCTTCATAAATCAGGTTATGGCCATAGACCCTTATATTAGCTGCATTATAATTACAAAACAGGAAAGAATTCATAATGCTATTGAGACTATGAAAGCAGGGGCTTTTGATTATATATTAAAACCATTCAACCTTGAAGTGCTGTTTAAGACTCTTTCTAATGCAATAAAAGTGCAAAAAATAAAGAAAGAAAAGGATATGTATCGTTCCATCTTTGAACACTCCATTGAGGGCATTTATCTCATGAAGCCTGACCATAAATGTATTGCTGCTAATCCAGCGCTGTCCAATATATTAGGTTGCCAATCTCCAGAAGAACTTTTGGTTGATTTTAATAGTATAAGATGCAAAATGAGTGTTATGACTGATCGATATGAAGAATTTAAACGGTTAATGCAAAAAAATGATATTATTTCTAATTTTGAATCACAGATTAATTGTAATAATGGAGATATTAAATGGATTTCTGAGAATGTAATTGCGATACGTGACAGTAAGGGCAATATAATTTACTATAGAGGAACAATAGAGGATATAACAGAGAAAAAATATGCTGAGGAAAAACTGCGTGAAAGTGAATTGCGATTCAGGAGTTGTGCAGAAAGATTGGCACAAAATGCAGATGAATTTCTCAATATAATAGATGATATTTGTGAATCATATAAAGAAATGGAAAATATTTTTGTCTGTTTCGCTAAAACAATAGTAAACACGTTTGTTGAAAAAAATATTTGGGAAAAGGGGCATTCAGAACGTGTGGCTATTTATACTGAAAAAATTGCAAGAGAAACAGAACTTGATGAACTACAGATAAAAAAGCTCTGCCTTGCAGCACTGCTTCATGACATAGGTACTACCTGTATTGCAAAATCTGTTATAGAAAAACCGACTCGGTTGTCAGACAAGGAATTCGAAACGATAAAGCAACATCCAGTACATGGTGCAATTTTATTAGAAAAAATTAAAAAGATGGACGACATTGTGCCGTTAATCAAATATCATCATGAGAGAATCGATGGAAAAGGTTATCCTGAAGGATTGAAAGGGGAAGAAATCCCTATTGGTGCAAGGATACTACATATTGCTGAATCATTTGATTCAATGACTTCTGACCGTCCATATAGACCTGCCTTAGGCAAAGAATATGCTTTCTCTGAACTGAAGAGATGTAATGGGTTACAATTTGACCCAGAAATTGTAGAAATTGCTCTAAGGGTTCTATAA
- a CDS encoding response regulator transcription factor — MIKILIADDHAVVREGLKQIISEVSDMVVAGEAKDGLEAIKKASENVYDVVLLDIAMPGKNGLDVLKKLKSKNPKLPVLMLSVHPEEQYAIRALRAGASGYLTKESAPEELVRAIRRISMGGKYLSASLAEKLVIELEENEQKPCHKLLSDREFQVMCMFASGKTTKEIAEELSLSIQTVSTYKSRILYKMKMNTIADVIRYAVKLGLVE, encoded by the coding sequence ATGATTAAAATACTTATTGCCGATGATCATGCAGTAGTTCGTGAAGGATTGAAACAAATTATCTCCGAAGTTTCTGATATGGTTGTTGCCGGTGAAGCAAAAGATGGTCTTGAAGCGATTAAGAAAGCTTCAGAAAATGTTTATGATGTTGTTCTTCTCGACATTGCAATGCCTGGTAAAAATGGACTTGATGTATTGAAAAAATTGAAGAGTAAAAATCCAAAACTACCTGTATTAATGTTAAGCGTTCATCCTGAAGAGCAATATGCTATTAGGGCGCTTCGAGCAGGTGCTTCCGGTTATCTTACAAAAGAAAGTGCCCCTGAAGAATTGGTTCGTGCTATCAGAAGAATTTCAATGGGAGGTAAATACCTCAGTGCCTCACTTGCTGAGAAATTAGTTATAGAATTGGAAGAGAATGAACAAAAGCCATGCCATAAGTTACTATCCGACAGGGAATTTCAGGTCATGTGTATGTTTGCTTCAGGAAAAACAACTAAAGAGATAGCAGAGGAATTATCATTGAGTATACAAACCGTTAGTACTTATAAGTCTCGAATACTTTATAAGATGAAAATGAATACTATTGCAGATGTTATCCGATATGCAGTTAAATTAGGATTAGTAGAATAA